The proteins below are encoded in one region of Lonchura striata isolate bLonStr1 chromosome 1, bLonStr1.mat, whole genome shotgun sequence:
- the SLC25A40 gene encoding mitochondrial glutathione transporter SLC25A40: MAEMSDINVQKLTIAQQAIASCCGAIITSLFVTPLDVIKIRLQAQRNPFHKGKCFVYSNGLMDHVYVCGSEDSKAWYKKPGHFKGTWDAFMKIIRIEGIKSLWSGLPPTLIMAVPTTAVYFTCYDQLCEVLKNRPGKHDEHIPVIAGSLSRFSTATVVSPLELIRTQLQYRRSSYKQLYRGISTKVAADGWFSLWQGWTSTILRDVPFSALYWYNYERFKKMICKKVGANEPTFFVSFTSGAAAGSIAAVVTQPFDVVKTHRQTQLWENETLKSKLLRDSKSTWAVMRKIATGNGITGLFAGITPRLFKVAPACAIMISTYEYGKSFFSHLNEKKNQHP, encoded by the exons ATGGCTGAAATGAGTGATATCAATGTACAAAAACTAACCATTGCTCAGCAAGCAATAGCCTCTTGTTGTGGAGCTATAATTACATCATTATTTG taaCTCCTCTTGATGTTATCAAAATTCGACTGCAAGCCCAAAGGAATCCATTCCATAAAG GAAAGTGTTTTGTATACTCCAATGGCCTTATGGATCATGTATATGTTTGTGGAAGTGAGGACAGCAAAGCCTGGTATAAAAAACCTGGACATTTTAAAGGGACATGG GATGCATTTATGAAAATTATTCGAATAGAGGGAATTAAGTCACTGTGGAGTGGGCTTCCCCCAACACT AATAATGGCAGTTCCTACCACAGCAGTCTATTTTACCTGCTATGATCAGCTGTGTGAAGTTTTGAAAAATAGACCAGGAAAGCATGATGAGCACATTCCAGTTATTGCAGGTTCCTTAAGCAGAT TCAGTACTGCCACTGTGGTGAGTCCGCTGGAGCTGATCAGAACTCAACTGCAGTATCGCAGGTCGTCCTACAAGCAGCTGTACCGGGGTATCAGCACCAAAGTGGCTGCAGATGGGTGGTTCTCCCTGTGGCAGGGCTGGACTTCTACTATTCTCAGAGATGTTCCTTTCTCAG CATTGTATTGGTATAATTATGAACGTTTCAAGAAGATGATTTGCAAGAAAGTTGGTGCAAATGAACCtacattttttgtttcttttacttcaggagcagcagctggctcT ATTGCAGCTGTTGTAACTCAGCCATTTGATGTAGTGAAAACACATAGGCAAACTCAACTTTGGGAGAATGAGACCTTAAAAAGTAAGTTGCTG AGGGACAGTAAATCAACCTGGGCAGTTATGAGGAAAATTGCTACTGGAAATGGAATTACTGGATTATTTgcag GTATTACTCCACGGCTGTTTAAAGTTGCTCCTGCTTGTGCCATAATGATCAGCACCTACGAATATGGAAagtctttcttttctcatttaaaCGAAAAAAAGAATCAACATCCATAA